The DNA window gggaatagagggagagagggagacaaacagcaatgtgtggttgcctcttgtgtgccccctactggggacctggcccgcaacccaggcagagattgggaatcaaacctgtgaccctttggttcacagtccagctctcaatccactaagctacaccagctggggccagcTGTTGTCTTATCAAATTGTCTCACCGAGATAAGAAGAAAACTTCTAGAAGCTAATTTGATCCAAatttatgataatatatttttgagGAACATAATGTGATGACTTTATAGCAAGACCCTATGAGAAAATTAAATCCATATGTTTGTATTAAAATAATCAGATTGTCTTCTGACTGGTCTGGTCATTCAACCCAATCCTATCATTTCAGAAGGACATAAAGCTTCATTAGTATTAACACACTtgtgttaaaatgaaaacttgtaCAAATCTATAGACAGAAAACAGGAATTTATGGTTGTGCACCTAGTTCATTCACATtacaaacacattttttctttttactgaactCCCTGAGGCTGACACTTTCCGTATGGAAATAATACAGCTTTTCCCTCCCAGATGTGCATATTCATCTTATTTAGACACGTAATGTAAATAGTACTTAACGAATacttgctgagtgcttttatccagaactgtaagacatCTGCCCTCCAACGGCCATGACTTCAGTAAGACCCTCCTTCTGTCGCTACCCAAGGGGGCCATTCGATTTTTCCAAGAGTGTGGGAATCCTGCTGTTTTCGAGGGACTGAAATAAAACTAGTCATTTCTCATCCAATCCGACAAGGTTCCTtggttaatttaaatattaagttgGTGTTTATTCCAATATGCGGAGTTTACAAAGAACACTGAGCACTGTTACTTAAAAGGGCAAGACTTCTCACTATGAATTCTCTGGAGTAAAACACCAAGAACCTCCTTGTGAATTACTCACCCTCATCAGGTTTCAGGATTTTCTTTCTTACaagaaaatcaacaataaaatttGCCGATATATTCTGTGAGAACTATTTCCTTTGAGAACTTTGGGTGGCAGCGTCTGTTTGATTAGTTGAATTCACCATGAATGTGGAAATGATGACATCAAAACAGCCTGTGTAACAAGCTCCTTAAAGACCTCGTAGATTAGAGATGACTATAGATTTTCCCCCGCACGGATCAAAGGGACTGAACTGAACGTTTTAGCTTAAGGATCCAACCCCTGTCACACCCACAGGGACTCGAGTTCCGATTTTATGAGCAGGTGTGCACATGCACTGAGATGCACACAGCACGCTGCCAGAGCGGGAGGAAAAGATCAACCGCCTGATCCACGAGAATAGGGTTGATCTTTTCAATTACTTGACTGTGGTGGTGTATGTTCCTGGCGGGCTCTTACCATTTCTCACAAATTTCTGCATATTAGCAGTGAGTTTTCGTTTTCTCACCACAACTCTTCAAAGACATTCCAGCCACCTTCCAGGGGCGAAGAGAAGCCGGACCAGGCAGCCAGCCGGTGGGGCCCTGTCCAGGGTCCTGACGCTGCCCCAGGGCTCCAAGCCGGTGGGCCTCCGCAGGCCCTTTCACCCACTTCACGAGGGAGGAAACAAAGACCTCCAAGCTCAAGGCCTCAGAGCAGCCTTCTAACTCCAGTCAATAGCTGGAAggggaaacaagaaaacaaaggaacCACTAATCCGCCCTCCCAGTCCTACATCCCTCAGCCCCAACCGCCTACTTTAGACAGCCAGAGTCACCTTTTCTACTGTGATCCTGCTCTTCTCAAATGAAAACATGCCAGCAAAGGTATAATCAGATGGAAAATCCAAACACGCTTCTCGTTTGGACAGGTGAGGGTTGGGGTGTACTTTGAGGGGATGGCAATTTTGTCTCATCACTGGGATGATACTAAGGCATTGTTGGGGACCAAGATAGATAGATCCACTAGgtatccctttcttcctcctccacagtCTCTTCCTATCAAAATAGTTATCGTTTTGAAATCCCTGGGACAATTCCGCAGGTTGAAGGTTGAACCTGAAGGTTGAAACCCAGAGGCTTGCTGGGTTCCAGGCCCGCAGGCCCGCAGGGGGCGCGCGCGCAGCTATCACCGCACAGACGGGCTCACAGGGAGAGGATGAGCCCAAATAGAGGGCAGGAGTCTGGCTCCCCGCGGGGGGCTAACAGCTCGAAGCTTGAAGATAAGAAAGCGTGCCCTGGGCTTTTAGTCGCTCTGCTGCTACAACACAACTTGCTATTGGACGGCACAGTCCATCCCAATTGTCAGTTGCAAAACAGCAACGGCAGGGCTGGGTCTCCAGGGACCACGagcagccctgggccaggagggTCTCCCTCGGCCGACTTCCTCTGGGCACTTCCAAGGGGCTTGGGTCTGCCAGCAGGGCAGCCTGTGGCCCTTTGCACAGGCCGGTGTTTATTGATCTCTGGCAGCTGTCCTCCTTCATACGCTTACACCAGAGTCGCCACGCAATAACCCACAAGCCTCCTCAAGCCCCAGAGGCAGGTCTTCTCCACCCTAGTCTAACCAGGTGCACACCTCCTCCTACCCCCTCggctcctttctctcctctcgaGGGTTTGTGCTCCCTAGTGGGGATGGCAAGAGGAAACTTTCGTCTCGTGCCCTCGAGGAGTCAGACATGGACCGCAAGAAAGGCTTATACAGAACCTTCTGGTAACTGTCCCCAGGAGTGAGGTCTTTTGGTCTCCTGCTGAGCTGGTGTGTATGGGGTCCTCAGCCAACTCCCCCGGTATATGGCCACCAtttgggctggggggtgggggggcggtgaggAGAATCTGGGAGCCCTAGGTCTTGGCCTGACAACTGGCCTGTTCCCCAAGCACGCTGGAGGAAGCCCTCCTCACAGGATTGGAGACCAGAGCGGGAGGCTGCTCCCGGCCTGCCCTTTGTTTGAGCAACCGGCTGGGAGCAGCTGCACTGCGCGGGACCCGCTTGgcgccttctcctcctctctagGGCCCAGGCACTCTTCCAGTTCCGGTGTCCCACACGCCTAGccctggcttttctcccagcccgGCAGGGGAGTCTTCGTGGATTAAAGAAGTGGGGTTCCCAGAGCTAGCATCGCACTCCTGCTTGGCTCCCCTAGACCAAGGAAGCAAGGAGACAGTTGGAATGTCACCCGCTGggataaatattaacaaaaagcaaatgaacttGCGCGGGGGCCTGTTATCAATCAACCCAGCCACAAGGCCACTTATGGCAAACACAGTCCAGGTTGGCCGGGGTGAGACTTTCTCATGGCCACCTCCTGGCCTGATagttcccccactcccacccccacctttctcTAAGTTGTTCTGGAGCAAATCCTGGTCAGGAAGACAGCGCAATCCCGGTGCAGGAGATCCAGTTGGCCCCTTGGCGCCCTTTGGAGGTTTCCTTGCCTCCAGGTATCAAAGAATCCGAGTGGCCCAGCACACGACCCTACCCAAACCCAGGGCTCTTGGGCCTCGCCTCCTCCTAGGTCCCCTGTGCTTGGTGCTTTGCCAGCTGGTGGGTCATGGCTGCAGCTCCCCTAGTGTGTTGGACATCTTCTGGAATCTTTAATTGGAAACAAATCTCCTCCCATCTTAATAGGCGTCTATGTCAGTGGAGGggcacccacccaccctcacagCCCAGCCCGCCCACGCCACCTGGGATGAGATGGGGCAGCACCAGGTATTGCACTGAGGGaacatattgatttttaaagatagtTAATTTGGTGAGAATTTCCTCCTGTCTCCTGTCTTCCACCAGCAGATGTATTTCGTAAGAAGGTGCCTCCCCAAACACGCTGCCATGTGTGGAGGGCTTGACTCTCCACAGCAAGCTGGGAGAAacctggggcacagggaggagcGTAAAGAAGCCACCCTCCCACCCATGGTCGATAGAACTGACCACGGTGGGCCCCAGCCTCGCATGGGGTAGGCACTAGGTTGACAGGTCTTCGATGGCAACACCGAGCAAAGCTGTGAGGAGCATCTTGGTGCAGGGGAGGTGGCGGTcggtggggaggaggcagtgtTTCACAGCTGCAGCCAACATGCCCTGCAATCCACTTTAAGTCTCCTGCAAAGCCCAGTAGAGATCATTGACAGGGTTCAGGAAATGGCTTcgctctcatttatttttctaaatgacaaTGTTAACGGCATGGTTCGTTGTTCTTTGGTGGCTTAAAATAGGTCGTGGCTTTTGCAGCTTAATGGTATTGCTCTCGGTTTGCTCAGCCAGTGCTCACATTCCAGCCCTTGCCACCCCTTTAATTAacctaaagaaaggaaaatgagagaaacGACGCTCCACCCGGGTTTTGAGATTCGGAGTCTGTTTGGGGTCAGGGGCCAAACATGTGTCCTACAAGAGTCTCTGACTTCCTCCACCTCTGGAAAAGGCCACATGCCTTGGGCAAGGATGACATACCATGGGCTGCTGGGTACCAGGTAGGCGCCCATTCGATAGCCTCCTGGGTCGGGTGCGCCTTCTCTATCTGGTACGCCGCTCCTGCGTTTCTTGTGCGGGTCGCAGTACTCGGGCTCCCGCTCAACATCACCGCAGCGCCCATGTGTGGGGGTCAGAGGGCTcccccccagggcagggccctAGGCTGGGTTTCCAGGGCTCAGTGGTAGTCTCTAAACAGAACACGTCAGTCTGTCCTTCCAGGGGGGAAGAGGAGGtagtgagggaggaagggtcaCTTAAGTTCGGAGCAAGCGCCTTCAGGGGGTGACAGGTGGGGAATGGGCTTCCCTCCGGGCAACCTCTCCATTTTCCctacacgccccccccccccctccaatCCCCGCGGGCCTGTGCAGGCGCTGCCTTCCTAAAAGGTCCCGAAGCCGGGCTCCAGCCTGGCGTAGGAGTGTGAAAAGGCACCGATCACCTTGGGCACCGGCAGAAGCAGAGCAGTCAGGGAGGGGAGTGGCCGTTTCTCCCAACCCTGTGGAGTTTCAGGGGCCCTCAGGTCTCGGTCAGCCcgcagaggagggagggctgcGATACGGCGACAAGGCTAGAGAGTGGACTCTCGGAAGCCCAGAGGACACCAGGTCACACTTCTCCCTTCCTGTACCCCTACTCCTGGCTTCCCTGCGTGGGGTCTTTGCTTGGAGCCAATGAGCGCAGGGCTGAGACTCAGCCTGCGCGGCGCTCGGGCAAGGAGGCCAAGAGCGCCCAGACCCGAAGATAGCTTTGGGTCGCATCCGGGCTCGAGTTGCAGGCTCGCGGGCGAGGCAGCACCTGCTTCCCTCTAGCTTCTCATTGGCCGGcacgaggtgggggagggggctctggCCTCTCGCTTTGATTTTAGTCTGTGCAACTGCTCAGAGCCCCCGGCTCTGAGAGGATTGACTGTCTCTCGTTCTCCAGGGACGAATTAATGGAGAATGATCAGTTAATTAACAAACCCGCATACCAGCTTTTACCTTTCTCTTCGCCAGGACTCAGGTCAAGGCGCCGGGCtgagatggggcaggggaggtaaTGGACCCCGGAGTCAGTCAGCTCAGCCCCAGTCTCATCAAAATCGAGTCCGCCCTCAGCTACCCCTGGCTCTGTCTCCTCTCGTGGCTTCCGCCCTCGGAGGTCTTGGCATCCAAACGAAATCCCTCCGTGCCATtcaggctgggctcagctgttcCCTCGGCTAGTCTGCCGGCCAGAGCCTCGTCCGCACCTCGGCCTAGAGAGACGGGGGGAGCTAGGCGCTGTTTCTGCGCAGCGCCGCCTAGACCTTCCTGCTCAACTTCGAAACGCCTGGGCTTCGGGGTTCGGTCCCGGGAGACCTCTGCTCCAACTCTTGGAGGGCTATTTCCacacccccactctcccctgcatTGGGAttcagatgaggaaaaaaaaaaaaacatgcaaaggaataaaatgcaaatgcaaaGTCCTAAGCGAGTGGGCAGCGAAGACTGTCCCTGGGCTCGGACGGAACCTTGTGGTTCcgtcctcctctcccttccacagCCAGTTGAGAGCTCAGAGTGTGTGCTAACCCTTACACGGCGTCCGCGCCACACACCAACAGCCCCTAGGCTTTTGCCCGAATTCTGACTGCGCTCCCCATCCCCGTCCCACCCCAAGCCAATAGAGTTAGGCGGGAGGGGGTCACCGGAGCGAATTCTGCCCAACATTGGCAGGCAGCTCCACCCTAGCGCCGGGTACGTGCCAGGCGCGTAGTTCCACGGACGccttgcctccctctccccaaaccCGAGTGCCCAACCGAGAAGCGACACTCAAACGGTGTCTGGCCAGGTGCAGGGACTTTTCTCCACTTCGGGCAGCGCGAGCTTCCCGCGCGCTGTCTTCCAGCATGTGTGCACCCCGGCAGTCGCCGAGACCGCACCACTCAGCTCCCGGAGCCTGGCGCAGCCCGACACACTAAGTCCTGGAGCAGGCTGTCTGTTGCCTGGAGCCTCGTGCTGGCTCTTCCAGGCCCAAGAACCCCCTCTCAGGAAAAGGAGGACGGGGTGAAGCGGTCCCagacctctctccttccctctctttttcgGTCCCTAGTCTTTCCCATCCCTTCGCGCCCAACTCCTTGAACCGCTCACCTGCTAAGCGGAGCGCAGACATGCGCTGGAATTCCGGCTCCTGCAGCCACTTCCACATTCTCCGGAAGGTCTCCCGGCCGGACTTGAGTTTGCTCCAAGGTTTGGGGTTGCGCAGCAGGTCCGAGAGGGTCCCTTGGGAGCGGCAGAGCACCCTCTGCGCGAAGATGGCCTGTGGGATGCTGTAGCGCTTGAGCTCGGTGGTGATACGCTGCGCCACCTCTTTGGTATTGATCTCTTCCATCTGCCCTGAATTACTTCCATTGCTGACCTGCGTACCGGTCACGGAAGGGTTGGGCTCCCGGGCTGTGCCTAGGAGCTGCCCGTGGCTCTGGGCGTtcaggtgggcgtgggggtggTGCGGAGGAAGGCCGTTGATGGGTACCATGCCGGCCGAGGTGGGCGTGAGGTGCTGCTCCCCGTGCCGGCCGAGCATGGCCGGGTGGTGGGCTTCGAAGCCGTTGGGGGTGAGCATCTTGTCAGTGGGCATGGCTGCGCCCGGGTGAGCATAGTGGGGGAGCCCTTGCTGGGAGTTGTGGATGCCGCCCAGACCGGAACCCGAGAGGGGCGAGAGGCTCTGGCCCATGCCAGCCACGTCCTTGTGGTATGGGGTATAGAGGTTATTCATGGAGGCCAGCCCGCGCTCGTCCCGCATGAGCGTGAAGCTACCGCTCACATTGCCCGCCAGGCGCTGGTGGTGGtgcgggtggtggtggtgatggtggtggtggtgatggtgggggaACTTGTCCGACACGGTGGAGATGGGCGGCAGCGGCTGCAGAGGGGTTAAAGTGGTGTAGGTTGTGGGCATGCTCATACCTGGGGGAGTCTCGCAGGCCATGGTCATCGTAGGGTGCAGGGGGCCGGCGAGGCTGTGTTCGGGGGCCcggtgatggtggtggtaatcgccgctgccgccgccgccgtcCAGCAGGGACGCCATGCCCATGGAGCGCGGGTGCGCGGGGGGCAGGTGGCTGCCGCGGTGCGCCACGGAGCTTCGCGCGTGGGGGCTGCCGCCCAGCAGGTCGGCAGGAGCGGGCACCGGCTCATGGCTCACCCCGTGCAGCTCGCCGATCGCCTCCATGGTCAGCTGCGCATTCATCGTGATCCGGGCGAGCGGGCGGCGGACACAACATCGATGAGGCCGGACAGAGGCGGCAAAGGGCGCGCGGAGTCCGGTCTTCACATCGGCTGCCGGCGACTgttgccttctttccttcctttcactgtggggctctgtctccctctctgagtGTCTCGCCTTCCCTCttgcccccaccttcccctctgcgTCCtcggctccttttttttttttttttttaatattaatttccaAAAAGGATCAGCGCAGTTGGGTGAGCGCCGTCCCCCAGCCCCCTCGCCCCTCGCCCCCTCTCGCCCCTCTCCTTCTTAGAATTGTGAGGTCCCCGGCTCCCCTGACGCAGCCGGCGCTCCTGCCGCGGCTGCTGCCTGCCCGCGCCGCTGGCCAGCTCGAGCCATGGCTCGGTTACTGTTGCAGACTCTGCGGCCGCggtgccgccgccgccaccgccgccgccgccgccgccgccgcggcccGCCCTCACGCCCGCTGGGCGCTGCGCGCAGGCGCGCGGCTCGGCCCCGCCCCCTCGGCCCCCGCGCGCGCGGCCCGAGACGTCC is part of the Desmodus rotundus isolate HL8 chromosome 7, HLdesRot8A.1, whole genome shotgun sequence genome and encodes:
- the ONECUT1 gene encoding hepatocyte nuclear factor 6 isoform X3 yields the protein MNAQLTMEAIGELHGVSHEPVPAPADLLGGSPHARSSVAHRGSHLPPAHPRSMGMASLLDGGGGSGDYHHHHRAPEHSLAGPLHPTMTMACETPPGMSMPTTYTTLTPLQPLPPISTVSDKFPHHHHHHHHHHHPHHHQRLAGNVSGSFTLMRDERGLASMNNLYTPYHKDVAGMGQSLSPLSGSGLGGIHNSQQGLPHYAHPGAAMPTDKMLTPNGFEAHHPAMLGRHGEQHLTPTSAGMVPINGLPPHHPHAHLNAQSHGQLLGTAREPNPSVTGTQVSNGSNSGQMEEINTKEVAQRITTELKRYSIPQAIFAQRVLCRSQGTLSDLLRNPKPWSKLKSGRETFRRMWKWLQEPEFQRMSALRLAGESGGVEIALQELEQRSPGTEPRSPGVSKLSRKV
- the ONECUT1 gene encoding hepatocyte nuclear factor 6 isoform X1 produces the protein MNAQLTMEAIGELHGVSHEPVPAPADLLGGSPHARSSVAHRGSHLPPAHPRSMGMASLLDGGGGSGDYHHHHRAPEHSLAGPLHPTMTMACETPPGMSMPTTYTTLTPLQPLPPISTVSDKFPHHHHHHHHHHHPHHHQRLAGNVSGSFTLMRDERGLASMNNLYTPYHKDVAGMGQSLSPLSGSGLGGIHNSQQGLPHYAHPGAAMPTDKMLTPNGFEAHHPAMLGRHGEQHLTPTSAGMVPINGLPPHHPHAHLNAQSHGQLLGTAREPNPSVTGTQVSNGSNSGQMEEINTKEVAQRITTELKRYSIPQAIFAQRVLCRSQGTLSDLLRNPKPWSKLKSGRETFRRMWKWLQEPEFQRMSALRLAACKRKEQEHGKDRGNTPKKPRLVFTDVQRRTLHAIFKENKRPSKELQITISQQLGLELSTVSNFFMNARRRSLDKWQDEGSSNSGNSSSSSSTCTKA
- the ONECUT1 gene encoding hepatocyte nuclear factor 6 isoform X2 encodes the protein MNAQLTMEAIGELHGVSHEPVPAPADLLGGSPHARSSVAHRGSHLPPAHPRSMGMASLLDGGGGSGDYHHHHRAPEHSLAGPLHPTMTMACETPPGMSMPTTYTTLTPLQPLPPISTVSDKFPHHHHHHHHHHHPHHHQRLAGNVSGSFTLMRDERGLASMNNLYTPYHKDVAGMGQSLSPLSGSGLGGIHNSQQGLPHYAHPGAAMPTDKMLTPNGFEAHHPAMLGRHGEQHLTPTSAGMVPINGLPPHHPHAHLNAQSHGQLLGTAREPNPSVTGTQVSNGSNSGQMEEINTKEVAQRITTELKRYSIPQAIFAQRVLCRSQGTLSDLLRNPKPWSKLKSGRETFRRMWKWLQEPEFQRMSALRLADSKCLFGTSRIPSGLERRRAASRRLTHLTQGGLVPKFVCLCGISHLHSSRPGISPSSLNSKIIK
- the ONECUT1 gene encoding hepatocyte nuclear factor 6 isoform X4 encodes the protein MNAQLTMEAIGELHGVSHEPVPAPADLLGGSPHARSSVAHRGSHLPPAHPRSMGMASLLDGGGGSGDYHHHHRAPEHSLAGPLHPTMTMACETPPGMSMPTTYTTLTPLQPLPPISTVSDKFPHHHHHHHHHHHPHHHQRLAGNVSGSFTLMRDERGLASMNNLYTPYHKDVAGMGQSLSPLSGSGLGGIHNSQQGLPHYAHPGAAMPTDKMLTPNGFEAHHPAMLGRHGEQHLTPTSAGMVPINGLPPHHPHAHLNAQSHGQLLGTAREPNPSVTGTQVSNGSNSGQMEEINTKEVAQRITTELKRYSIPQAIFAQRVLCRSQGTLSDLLRNPKPWSKLKSGRETFRRMWKWLQEPEFQRMSALRLAAVPKDYPGHTRSPIL
- the ONECUT1 gene encoding hepatocyte nuclear factor 6 isoform X6; translation: MNAQLTMEAIGELHGVSHEPVPAPADLLGGSPHARSSVAHRGSHLPPAHPRSMGMASLLDGGGGSGDYHHHHRAPEHSLAGPLHPTMTMACETPPGMSMPTTYTTLTPLQPLPPISTVSDKFPHHHHHHHHHHHPHHHQRLAGNVSGSFTLMRDERGLASMNNLYTPYHKDVAGMGQSLSPLSGSGLGGIHNSQQGLPHYAHPGAAMPTDKMLTPNGFEAHHPAMLGRHGEQHLTPTSAGMVPINGLPPHHPHAHLNAQSHGQLLGTAREPNPSVTGTQVSNGSNSGQMEEINTKEVAQRITTELKRYSIPQAIFAQRVLCRSQGTLSDLLRNPKPWSKLKSGRETFRRMWKWLQEPEFQRMSALRLAGQ
- the ONECUT1 gene encoding hepatocyte nuclear factor 6 isoform X5, yielding MNAQLTMEAIGELHGVSHEPVPAPADLLGGSPHARSSVAHRGSHLPPAHPRSMGMASLLDGGGGSGDYHHHHRAPEHSLAGPLHPTMTMACETPPGMSMPTTYTTLTPLQPLPPISTVSDKFPHHHHHHHHHHHPHHHQRLAGNVSGSFTLMRDERGLASMNNLYTPYHKDVAGMGQSLSPLSGSGLGGIHNSQQGLPHYAHPGAAMPTDKMLTPNGFEAHHPAMLGRHGEQHLTPTSAGMVPINGLPPHHPHAHLNAQSHGQLLGTAREPNPSVTGTQVSNGSNSGQMEEINTKEVAQRITTELKRYSIPQAIFAQRVLCRSQGTLSDLLRNPKPWSKLKSGRETFRRMWKWLQEPEFQRMSALRLAAE